In Argopecten irradians isolate NY chromosome 11, Ai_NY, whole genome shotgun sequence, one DNA window encodes the following:
- the LOC138335795 gene encoding uncharacterized protein, which translates to MNKCIALILIPCLVAYVVAMGYPGYGGAGYGMSAYPNPGYGLSNYYYQYGNQQQKKSSNFALLISGLLLLFAFNITGTLTG; encoded by the exons ATGAACAAGTGTATCGCCCTGATCCTCATCCCATGCCTGGTGGCCTACGTTGTTGCCATGGGTTACCCCGGATACGGAGGTGCCGGATATGGAATGTCAGCTTACCCTAACCCCGGATACGGTCTGAGCAACTATTACTACCAATATGGAAACCAACAACAGAAGAAGAGCTCCAACTTCGCTCTCT tgATCTCTGGACTGCTGCTGTTGTTTGCTTTCAACATCACCGGAACTCTGACTGGTTAG
- the LOC138335296 gene encoding uncharacterized protein, whose product MDTTALDRSALSHDLETKGYSIVPGVVSKEDCASYTRQYKEWVEKFGDDPPFSHDSLMHYYRVGHFDATWRVRLKSKPVFASLWRTEKLLCSMDGIAIGIPPELGGGKYRSEDTNWFYLDQGKTRKGLHCYQGAVYLEETTQGDHCLRLIEKSHLYHDIFQEAFPDAMVLEDEANEEEFFPLKEEWIAWYKEQGCTERIIEVPKGGMVVWDSRTVHDAVLPKRGRSNSDRWRFVVFVCMAPAIWATDEDYKTKKFAYDNFRSTAHWPSQKNIVFRSTTGNPYTEHRKHIYAVDTMPDIAATKEAKLLAGLERYDFNDGTPNNPGWRPTWDKSSVFYPRYSGMA is encoded by the exons ATGGACACCACTGCCCTGGACAG GAGTGCATTGTCACACGACCTCGAGACAAAAGGTTACTCCATTGTTCCGGGAGTGGTATCAAAAGAAGATTGTGCTAGCTACACCCGACAGTACAAAGAATGGGTGGAGAAGTTTGGAGACGACCCCCCTTTCAGCCATGACTCGCTGATGCACTACTACAGAGTTGGTCATTTCGATGCCACGTGGAGAGTTCGACTAAAATCAAAGCCTGTGTTTGCCTCTTTGTGGAGAACAGAAAAGCTGCTTTGTAGTATGGATGGCATAGCCATAGGGATACCACCGGAACTCG GCGGAGGGAAGTACAGAAGTGAGGATACAAACTGGTTTTACCTTGACCAAGGAAAGACGAGGAAAGGATTACATTGTTATCAAGGAGCTGTATACTTGGAGGAGACTACTCAGGGCGATCATTGTCTGAGACTTATTGAAAAGTCTCATCTTTATCACGACATATTCCAGGAAGCTTTTCCTGACGCTATGGTCCTCGAAGACGAGGCAAATGAGGAAGAGTTCTTCCCTTTAAAGGAAGAATGGATTGCTTGGTATAAAGAACAAGGGTGCACCGAAAGGATAATTGAGGTTCCGAAGGGCGGAATGGTCGTATGGGACTCACGTACGGTCCATGACGCTGTTTTACCAAAACGAGGCAGGAGCAATTCAGATAGATGGCGTTTTGTCGTTTTTGTCTGCATGGCACCGGCCATTTGGGCAACTGATGAGGATTACAAGACAAAGAAATTCGCATATGATAATTTCCGTAGTACCGCTCATTGGCCTTCCCAGAAAAATATAGTGTTCAGATCAACAACCGGAAATCCATATACCGAACACCGGAAGCATATCTATGCTGTGGATACGATGCCAGATATTGCAGCAACAAAAGAAGCTAAACTGTTAGCCGGGCTTGAGCGTTATGATTTCAATGATGGCACCCCGAACAATCCTGGGTGGAGACCAACCTGGGACAAATCGTCCGTCTTCTATCCTCGGTACAGTGGTATGGCTTAA